The following is a genomic window from Amycolatopsis acidiphila.
CGCCTGCGCAGTCTGGCGGTGCTGGGGGCGCACTGCGACGACATCGCGATCGGCGCGGGCGGCACCCTGCTGACGATCTGCTCCGCCCGGCCGGGCCTGCGGGTGGACGCATTGGTGCTATCGGGCGGTGGCAGCGAGCGGGAAGACGAGGAACGCGCCGCGCTCGCTGCCTTCTGCCCGGATGCCCGGCTGTCGGTGACCGTGCTCAAACTGCCCGACGGCCGGTTTCCCGCGCACTGGGACGACGCGAAGTCCGCGCTGGAGGAGCTGCGCGGGCGGACCGACCCGGATGTGCTGTTCGCGCCACGCGCCGACGACCTGCACCAGGATCACCGCGGGCTGGTGAAGCTGGTGCCGACCGCGTTCCGCGACCACCTGGTGCTCGGCTACGAGATCGTCAAGTGGGACGGCGACCTGGCGAGGCCGAACGCCTACCAGCCGCTCACGCCGGTGCTGGCCGAGCAGAAGGCCGACCTGCTGCAGGAGCACTACGGCTCGCAGCGCCACCGGCCCTGGTACGACCGCGAGGCCTTCCTCGGACTGGCCAGGATCCGCGGGATCGAGTGCAACTCGCGCTACGCCGAGGCCTTCCACCTTTCCAAGCTGACTCTCGGACTAGAGGAGGGCTGACCGATGCGCGTTCTGCTCACGGGACACCAGGGGTATCTGGGCACGGTGATGGCGCCGGTGCTGGCGCAGGCCGGGCACGAGGTGGTCGGCCTGGACGCGGGGCTCTTCGCGGGCTGCCTGCTGGGGCCACGGCCGCAGGACCCGCCGGGCCACGAGATCGACCTGCGCGACGTCACGCACGAGCACGTGTCCGGGGTGGACGCGGTGATCCACCTCGCCGCCCTGTCGAACGACCCGCTCGGCGCGCTCGCGCCGGAGCTGACCTACGACATCAACCACCGCGCGGCCGTCCGGCTGGCCCGGCTGGCTCGGGATGTCGGGGTGCGGCGCTTTCTCTACGCCTCGACCTGCTCGGTCTACGGCGCTTCGGGCGGGGACGGACTGGTCACCGAGGACGCGCCGCTACGCCCGGTCACGCCGTACGCGGAGTCGAAGGTCCGGGTAGAGGACGACGTGCACCAGCTCGCCGACGACCACTTCACGCCCGTCTACCTCCGCAACGCCACCGCGTTCGGCTACTCACCGCGGCTGCGGGCGGACATCGTGCTGAACAACCTCGTCGGCCACGCGATCCTGACCGGCGAGGTGCGGGTGCTCTCCGACGGCACGCCGTGGCGGCCGCTCGTGCACGCCAGGGACATCGCGCACGCCTTCGCCGCGGCACTGGTCGCGCCGAAGGAAGCCGTGCACGACAAGGCGTTCAACATCGGCACCGAGCGCAACAACGTGACCGTCGCCGAGATCGCCGGCGAGGTGGCCGAGGCGGTGCCCGGCTCGCGGCTGGTGATCACCGGCGAGGCCGGTGCCGACCCGCGCTCGTACCGGGTGGACTTCTCTCGTTTCCGTGCGGCGGTTCCCGGGTTCGGTTGCGAGTGGACCGTCAAGGCCGGCGCGCTGGAGCTGGTCGAGGCGTACCAGAAGTTCGGCCTGACGCAGAAGGACTTCGAGGACCGCTTCACCCGCCTGGCGTGGCTGAAGCACGGCGTTCCCGTCGACGAGACCCTGCGGCGCCGATGACCGCCGGCGAGGAGATGCACGCTCTGGTGGAGCGGCTGTACCCGTTGTGCCGCAGCATCACGGGCGACGGGGTGCGCCGCACGCTGGAGATCGTCTCCGAGTACCTCCCGCTGGAGACCTTCGAGGTGCCGACCGGCACCGAGGTCTTCGACTGGACCGTGCCGCAGGAGTGGAACATCCGCGACGCCTACATCGCGGACGCGAGCGGCAGGCGGGTCGTCGACTTCCGCGAGTCGAACCTGCACGTCGTCGGCTACAGCACGCCGGTCGACGCCCGGATGACGCTCGAACAGCTGCGCCCGCACCTGCACACGCTGCCCGAGCAGCCGTCCCTGGTGCCGTACCGGACCAGCTACTACTCCCCGAGTTGGGGGTTCTGCCTCGCCCAGGAGGCGCTGGACCGGCTGCCCGACGGCGAATACGACGTCCGCATCGACTCCACTGTGGACGATGGGCAGCTGACCTACGCGGAGCACGTCGTGCCGGGACAGGTCACCGACGAGGTGATCGTCTCATGCCACACCTGTCATCCGTCGCTGGCCAACGACAACCTGGCCGGCATCGCGGTTGCGGCGTTCCTGGCGCGGGAGCTGAAGAACCCTTGGTACACCTACCGCTTCCTGTTCATGCCGGGCACGATCGGCGCGATCACCTGGCTGTCGCGCAACGCCGAGCGGATCGACAAGGTCAAGCACGGCCTGGTGCTCGCCTGCGCGGGCGACTCCGGGCAGCTGACGTACAAGAAGAGCCGCCGCGGGGACGCGGAGATCGACCGCGTGCTGCAGTACGTCTTGCGCGGGCGCACGCATGAGGTCGTCGAGTTCTCGCCGTACGGCTACGACGAGCGCCAGTTCTGCTCGCCCGGCTTCAACCTCGGCGTCGGGTCGCTCTCGCGGACCCCGTACGCGCGTTACCCCGAATACCACACCTCCGGCGACAACCCCGCCTTCGTGCTGCCGGAGGCGATGGAGGACACCCTCGCTGTCTGTCGCGACGCGTTCGCCGTGCTCGACCGCAACCGCCGTTACCTGAACCTGAGCCCGTACGGCGAGCCGCAGCTCGGCAAGCGCGGGTTGTACGACTCGCTCGGTGGCCGCAGTGACGCCAAGCAGGCGCAGCTGGCGATGCTGTGGGTGCTCAACCTCGCCGACGGCGAGCACAGCCTGCTCGACGTCGCCGAACGGTCCGGCCTGCCCTTCGACTCCGTCGCCGGTGCCGCGCACGCGCTGCACCGCGCCGAACTGATCAAGGAGTAGGGGCGATGTCCGCGGTCACCGAAGGGACTCCGCGCCGCGGCAGGCACCGCGCCGAAAGGCCGGGCTCGCCGTTGCGCGCGATGGCCGGGCGGCTCGGCTGGGGGCTCGGGGACCAGGCGGTGTCCAGCCTCACCAACTTCGCCGTCGGGCTGTACGTCGCGCGCTCGCTCGGGGCCACGGCGTTCGGTGTGTTCAGCCTCGCGTGGGTGACCTACGGGGTGATCATCAACATCTCCCGCGGCCTCGGCACCGACCCGCTCATGGTCCGGTTCAGCGGGGTCGCGACGCAGATCTGGCGGGCCGCCACGGCGCGGGCCGCGGGTACGGCGCTCGCGGTCGGGGTCGGCACCGGGGCGCTCAGCGTGCTCGTCGGCCTGGCGATCGGCGGGCAGGTCGGGCTCGCGTTCGTCGGGCTGGGCATCGTGCTGCCGTTCCTGACGCTGCAGGACTCGTGGCGGTTCGGGTTCTTCGCCGCCGGTCAGGGGCACAGGGCGTTCCTCAACGACGTGGTGTGGGGGGTCGCGCTCGCGCCCGCGATGATCTTCGCCGCCAAGCACGGCAGCGTGCTCGGCTTCGTGCTGGCCTGGGGACTCTCGGGTGGGGTCGCCGCACTCTTCGGCTGCTTCCAGACCGGCATCCTGCCGCGGCCGTCGGCGGTTCGCGGCTGGCTGCGCGACCAGCGGGACCTCGGCACCCGCTACCTGATCGAGAACGTCAGCAACAGCGGTGCCTCCCAGCTGCGCGCGTACGGGCTCGGCGCGATCGCCGGGCTCGCCGCGGTCGGCACCGTGCGGGGTGCCGAACTGCTGCAGGGACCGTTCCAGGCGGTGCTGATGGGACTGTCCCTGGTCACGGTCGCGGAGGCGGCCAGGGTGCTGCGCCGGGCGCCGCACCGGCTGCCGCTGTTCTGCCTGCTGCTCGGCGCGGGACAGGCCGTGGCCGCGCTCGCCTGGGGGCTCGCACTGCTGTTCCTGCTGCCCGACGTCATCGGGGTGCACCTGCTCGGCTCCATCTGGTCCGGGGCACAGGCGCTGATCCTGCCGGCCACGATCTCGGTGATGGGCGCCAGCTTCTCGACCGGCGCCGCCTCCGGGCTGCGCGCGCTCGGGCTCGCCCGGCGCAGCCTGCGCTCGCAGGTCATCGTGTCCGCCTGCTACCTCGTCGGCGGCCTCATCGGCGCGGCCGTCGCCGGTGCGGTCGGCTCGGCGTGGGGCGTCGCGATCGCCACGACCACCGGCTCCGCGATCTGGTGGGTGCAGCTGCGCGCCGGGATGCGCGAGCACTCTCATCTGTCCACCGTCGAAATGAGGCCGATATGACGACCCCGCGGTTGAGCCTGGGCTTGCCCGTCTACAACGGCGAGGAGTATCTGGCGGAGTCCCTGGACGCCCTGCTCGGGCAG
Proteins encoded in this region:
- a CDS encoding NAD-dependent epimerase/dehydratase family protein, producing the protein MRVLLTGHQGYLGTVMAPVLAQAGHEVVGLDAGLFAGCLLGPRPQDPPGHEIDLRDVTHEHVSGVDAVIHLAALSNDPLGALAPELTYDINHRAAVRLARLARDVGVRRFLYASTCSVYGASGGDGLVTEDAPLRPVTPYAESKVRVEDDVHQLADDHFTPVYLRNATAFGYSPRLRADIVLNNLVGHAILTGEVRVLSDGTPWRPLVHARDIAHAFAAALVAPKEAVHDKAFNIGTERNNVTVAEIAGEVAEAVPGSRLVITGEAGADPRSYRVDFSRFRAAVPGFGCEWTVKAGALELVEAYQKFGLTQKDFEDRFTRLAWLKHGVPVDETLRRR
- a CDS encoding PIG-L deacetylase family protein; the protein is MISLGAGRLRSLAVLGAHCDDIAIGAGGTLLTICSARPGLRVDALVLSGGGSEREDEERAALAAFCPDARLSVTVLKLPDGRFPAHWDDAKSALEELRGRTDPDVLFAPRADDLHQDHRGLVKLVPTAFRDHLVLGYEIVKWDGDLARPNAYQPLTPVLAEQKADLLQEHYGSQRHRPWYDREAFLGLARIRGIECNSRYAEAFHLSKLTLGLEEG
- a CDS encoding MATE family efflux transporter; amino-acid sequence: MAGRLGWGLGDQAVSSLTNFAVGLYVARSLGATAFGVFSLAWVTYGVIINISRGLGTDPLMVRFSGVATQIWRAATARAAGTALAVGVGTGALSVLVGLAIGGQVGLAFVGLGIVLPFLTLQDSWRFGFFAAGQGHRAFLNDVVWGVALAPAMIFAAKHGSVLGFVLAWGLSGGVAALFGCFQTGILPRPSAVRGWLRDQRDLGTRYLIENVSNSGASQLRAYGLGAIAGLAAVGTVRGAELLQGPFQAVLMGLSLVTVAEAARVLRRAPHRLPLFCLLLGAGQAVAALAWGLALLFLLPDVIGVHLLGSIWSGAQALILPATISVMGASFSTGAASGLRALGLARRSLRSQVIVSACYLVGGLIGAAVAGAVGSAWGVAIATTTGSAIWWVQLRAGMREHSHLSTVEMRPI
- a CDS encoding DUF4910 domain-containing protein: MTAGEEMHALVERLYPLCRSITGDGVRRTLEIVSEYLPLETFEVPTGTEVFDWTVPQEWNIRDAYIADASGRRVVDFRESNLHVVGYSTPVDARMTLEQLRPHLHTLPEQPSLVPYRTSYYSPSWGFCLAQEALDRLPDGEYDVRIDSTVDDGQLTYAEHVVPGQVTDEVIVSCHTCHPSLANDNLAGIAVAAFLARELKNPWYTYRFLFMPGTIGAITWLSRNAERIDKVKHGLVLACAGDSGQLTYKKSRRGDAEIDRVLQYVLRGRTHEVVEFSPYGYDERQFCSPGFNLGVGSLSRTPYARYPEYHTSGDNPAFVLPEAMEDTLAVCRDAFAVLDRNRRYLNLSPYGEPQLGKRGLYDSLGGRSDAKQAQLAMLWVLNLADGEHSLLDVAERSGLPFDSVAGAAHALHRAELIKE